The Variovorax paradoxus B4 genome includes a region encoding these proteins:
- a CDS encoding IclR family transcriptional regulator, producing MSAILERSFKVLEHLAGHPEGRALSALSTELEMPLSATHRLLSELIRCGYVRQDQSHGDYTLTIKLVSLGLSFLSNSGIVDVAQPLLDRLAAESGELVRLAVVDGDELTFVAKAQGATRGLRYDPDMGLSVNLSCSSAGHAWLSTMTDEQALQLVARQGFGQPEDFGPKAPTTVRALLTYLRAARKRGFAMISEVFAPAMTAMAAPVRGGNGAVIGVITIAGPLVRLTEERMLELGPALLATAEDVTHASGASALFKRRA from the coding sequence ATGAGCGCCATACTCGAACGCAGCTTCAAGGTCCTTGAACACCTGGCCGGCCACCCCGAAGGCCGCGCGCTCTCCGCGCTCTCCACCGAGCTGGAAATGCCCCTGAGCGCCACCCATCGCCTCCTGAGCGAACTCATCCGCTGCGGCTACGTGCGGCAGGACCAGAGCCATGGCGACTACACGCTCACGATCAAGCTCGTATCGCTCGGCCTGAGTTTCCTGAGCAACAGCGGCATCGTGGACGTGGCGCAGCCGCTGCTCGACAGGCTCGCGGCCGAATCGGGCGAACTGGTGCGGCTGGCGGTGGTCGACGGCGACGAACTGACCTTCGTCGCCAAGGCGCAGGGCGCCACGCGCGGCCTGCGCTACGACCCGGACATGGGCCTGTCCGTCAACCTCTCGTGCAGTTCCGCCGGGCACGCCTGGCTGTCGACGATGACGGACGAACAGGCGCTCCAGCTGGTCGCCAGGCAAGGCTTCGGACAACCCGAGGACTTCGGCCCGAAGGCGCCGACCACCGTCAGGGCACTGCTGACGTATTTGCGCGCGGCCCGCAAGCGCGGCTTCGCCATGATCAGCGAGGTGTTCGCGCCCGCCATGACGGCCATGGCCGCACCGGTGCGCGGCGGCAACGGCGCGGTGATCGGCGTCATCACCATCGCCGGGCCGCTGGTGCGGCTGACGGAAGAACGCATGCTCGAACTGGGGCCGGCCCTTCTTGCAACCGCCGAGGACGTGACGCACGCCAGCGGCGCGTCCGCGCTCTTCAAGCGGCGCGCCTGA
- a CDS encoding NADPH-dependent FMN reductase → MTRSTSIAGIRLLGISGSIRRDSHCTAVLRSLQPLLPASATIELFALNDIPLYNADLDGDAPPAAVVRLKTAIAQADGLVLCSPEYNYGMPGVLKNAIDWASRPGFASPLKGKPVLIATASPGTAGGVRAQAQIRDALAATLARPVIRQHVAIANVGARIRDGRLDDESTLGFLRVALADLLQEIALLDGAASR, encoded by the coding sequence ATGACACGCAGCACCTCGATCGCCGGCATCCGCCTGCTCGGCATTTCCGGGAGCATCCGGCGCGACTCTCACTGCACCGCGGTGCTGCGCAGCCTGCAGCCGTTGCTGCCTGCGTCCGCAACCATCGAGCTCTTTGCGCTGAACGATATTCCGCTCTACAACGCCGACCTGGACGGCGATGCGCCGCCCGCAGCCGTGGTCCGGCTGAAGACGGCGATTGCGCAGGCCGACGGCCTGGTCCTGTGCTCGCCGGAATACAACTACGGCATGCCCGGCGTGCTGAAGAATGCGATCGATTGGGCGTCACGGCCCGGCTTCGCCTCGCCGCTCAAGGGCAAGCCGGTCCTGATCGCGACCGCCTCGCCGGGCACCGCGGGTGGCGTACGCGCGCAGGCGCAGATCCGCGACGCCTTGGCCGCCACGCTGGCGCGACCCGTGATCCGCCAGCACGTCGCCATCGCGAACGTCGGCGCGCGGATCCGCGACGGCCGGCTCGACGACGAATCCACGCTCGGTTTCCTGCGAGTGGCGCTCGCCGATCTGCTTCAGGAAATTGCATTGCTGGACGGCGCCGCGTCCCGCTAG
- a CDS encoding GntR family transcriptional regulator, producing MHKMNSMHKQEIPANEPPLAEQAFTRLRQDVLAGTFEAGAKLKLDELQSAYGYSSSPLREALSRLAQEGLVRADERRGFRVAPISEEDLADITRMRVMLDVPALRESIGHGDDAWEASVLAAFHRLEKVESRLSDGPVILDGEWSQLHRTFHLSLLAACPSLRQRVWGASLFDQAERYRRFSARHRKTARRKSSEHKKIMDAALRRDADTACALLEEHILSTQRNVVAALKAAQAAQS from the coding sequence ATGCATAAAATGAACTCCATGCACAAACAAGAAATTCCCGCCAATGAGCCGCCACTAGCCGAGCAGGCATTCACCCGTTTGCGGCAAGACGTCCTGGCCGGCACCTTCGAAGCCGGCGCCAAGCTCAAGCTCGACGAGCTCCAGTCTGCCTACGGCTATTCGAGCAGCCCGCTGCGCGAGGCGCTCAGCCGCCTGGCGCAGGAAGGGCTCGTTCGCGCCGACGAGCGCCGGGGCTTTCGCGTGGCGCCGATCTCCGAAGAGGACCTGGCCGACATCACGCGCATGCGTGTCATGCTGGACGTGCCCGCGCTGCGCGAATCCATCGGCCACGGCGACGACGCATGGGAGGCCTCGGTACTCGCCGCCTTCCATCGGCTGGAGAAGGTCGAGTCGCGCCTGAGCGACGGGCCAGTCATTCTCGATGGAGAGTGGTCGCAGCTGCACCGCACCTTCCACCTCTCGCTGCTGGCCGCCTGCCCGTCGCTGCGCCAACGCGTCTGGGGCGCGAGCCTGTTCGACCAGGCCGAGCGCTACCGGCGGTTCTCCGCGCGCCACCGGAAGACCGCGCGCCGCAAGTCGAGCGAGCACAAGAAGATCATGGACGCCGCCTTGCGCCGCGATGCGGACACGGCCTGCGCGCTGCTCGAAGAGCACATCCTGAGCACGCAGCGCAACGTGGTCGCCGCGCTCAAGGCGGCCCAGGCCGCGCAATCGTAG
- a CDS encoding VOC family protein, which translates to MLKVARPTPSHFGIFVTDLERMVAFYTETFDLTITDRGEGRTFRNQLVFTSASPDQHHQLVLASGRPPEAKFSTVMQISFVVPSIQHLRDISARAEAQGATNIRGLNHGNALSVYMLDPEGNTVEIYVDTPFYIAQPHGDPLDLSKDDETLMRETEEACRKDPTFMPLAQWQAQFESRAPAARAA; encoded by the coding sequence ATGCTCAAGGTCGCACGACCCACGCCTTCGCATTTCGGCATCTTCGTCACCGATCTGGAGCGGATGGTGGCCTTCTATACCGAGACCTTCGACCTCACGATCACCGACCGCGGCGAGGGCCGCACCTTCAGGAACCAGCTGGTGTTCACCAGCGCCAGCCCGGACCAGCACCACCAGCTGGTGCTGGCCTCGGGCCGGCCGCCGGAGGCGAAGTTCAGCACCGTGATGCAGATCTCGTTCGTGGTGCCGAGCATCCAGCACCTGCGCGACATCTCGGCGCGCGCCGAGGCCCAGGGCGCCACCAATATCCGCGGCCTGAACCACGGCAATGCGCTGTCGGTCTACATGCTCGACCCGGAGGGCAACACGGTGGAGATCTACGTCGACACGCCGTTCTACATCGCGCAGCCGCACGGCGATCCGCTGGACCTTTCGAAGGACGACGAGACGCTCATGCGCGAGACCGAGGAGGCGTGCCGCAAGGACCCCACCTTCATGCCGCTCGCGCAGTGGCAGGCGCAGTTCGAGTCGCGTGCGCCTGCGGCGCGCGCCGCCTGA
- a CDS encoding fumarylacetoacetate hydrolase family protein translates to MKLLSFVHQGRETWGAVVGDGVVDLGKARPQHAGLVDYIASGEYLQAAQHVEGLPIAARLADITFLPPIPKSEKIVCAVRNYMDHHQEVLAAGMQRELSEQPPIFLRVWRSQCAHNQPIVRPHVSESLDWEGELAVIIGKGGRNIAEADAFDHVAGYSCYNDGSVREWQFHAKQIASGKNFESTGGFGPWMVTADEIAPGRALKLETRLNGEVVQSSHTGHMIFSIPKLISYASTIFTLVPGDVIATGTPAGVGWSKKPPRFMKPGDVCEVEIEGIGVLRNPIVQQD, encoded by the coding sequence ATGAAGCTTTTGTCTTTTGTCCATCAAGGCCGCGAAACCTGGGGCGCCGTCGTCGGCGACGGCGTGGTCGATCTCGGCAAGGCGCGACCGCAGCATGCGGGCCTGGTCGACTACATCGCCTCGGGCGAGTACCTGCAGGCGGCGCAGCATGTCGAAGGACTGCCCATCGCGGCCAGGCTTGCCGACATCACCTTTCTTCCGCCGATCCCCAAGTCCGAGAAGATCGTGTGCGCGGTGCGCAACTACATGGACCACCACCAGGAGGTGCTGGCCGCCGGCATGCAGCGCGAGCTGTCGGAGCAGCCGCCCATCTTCCTGCGCGTGTGGCGCTCGCAATGCGCGCACAACCAGCCCATCGTGCGGCCGCACGTATCGGAATCGCTGGACTGGGAAGGCGAGCTTGCCGTCATCATCGGCAAGGGCGGGCGCAACATCGCCGAGGCGGATGCCTTCGACCATGTGGCAGGTTATTCCTGCTACAACGACGGCAGCGTGCGCGAGTGGCAGTTCCATGCCAAGCAGATCGCCTCCGGCAAGAACTTCGAGTCGACCGGCGGCTTCGGCCCCTGGATGGTGACGGCCGACGAGATCGCGCCCGGCCGCGCGCTCAAGCTCGAGACCCGGCTCAACGGCGAAGTCGTGCAGAGCAGCCACACGGGCCACATGATCTTCAGCATCCCGAAGCTCATCAGCTACGCGTCGACCATCTTCACGCTCGTGCCCGGCGACGTGATCGCCACCGGCACGCCGGCGGGCGTGGGCTGGAGCAAGAAGCCGCCGCGCTTCATGAAGCCGGGCGACGTGTGCGAGGTCGAGATCGAAGGCATCGGCGTGCTGCGCAATCCCATCGTCCAGCAGGACTGA
- a CDS encoding tripartite tricarboxylate transporter substrate binding protein, with amino-acid sequence MWHRRLLVAAGLALACAAPLHGLAQGYPDKPIKIYQGFAAGGNADTIARVVSTEMAKGLGQPFVVEAQTGAGGTIASGTVARARPDGYTLLLATGGHAVAGALYNKLSYQTVSDFQMVSTITYFPFLLVVRADSPYRGLAEMLAAARADARGVSYGSAGIGSTHHLAGELLVKSANVELLHIPYRGDAASVAALLGGEVPMIIAPPTAVLANIKAGKLRALATTGAQRWSQMPELPTVAEQGVPGYDVRSWAGFMAPAGTPRPVVDRLHAETLKALQAPAVRTRLEEMGGEARGSTPEEMTAMVAAELKRWTAVVNDAHIPKQ; translated from the coding sequence ATGTGGCACAGACGATTGCTCGTCGCCGCAGGCCTGGCCCTGGCCTGCGCGGCACCTTTACACGGCCTGGCCCAGGGCTACCCGGACAAGCCGATCAAGATCTATCAGGGCTTTGCGGCCGGCGGCAACGCCGACACCATCGCGCGCGTGGTCAGCACGGAGATGGCCAAGGGGCTGGGGCAGCCCTTCGTGGTCGAGGCCCAGACCGGCGCGGGCGGCACCATCGCCTCGGGCACGGTGGCGCGCGCCAGGCCCGACGGCTACACGCTGCTGCTGGCCACGGGTGGCCACGCGGTGGCCGGCGCGCTTTACAACAAGCTCAGTTACCAGACGGTGTCGGACTTCCAGATGGTCTCGACGATCACCTACTTTCCGTTCCTCTTGGTGGTGCGGGCCGATTCGCCCTATCGCGGGCTGGCCGAGATGCTGGCCGCAGCGCGTGCCGATGCGCGCGGCGTGTCGTACGGCTCTGCGGGCATCGGCTCCACGCACCACCTCGCCGGCGAGCTGCTGGTGAAGAGCGCGAACGTCGAGTTGCTGCACATTCCCTACCGCGGCGATGCGGCCTCGGTCGCGGCGCTGCTCGGCGGCGAGGTGCCGATGATCATCGCGCCGCCCACGGCCGTGCTGGCCAACATCAAGGCCGGCAAGCTCCGTGCGCTGGCCACCACCGGCGCGCAGCGCTGGAGCCAGATGCCCGAGCTGCCGACCGTGGCCGAGCAGGGCGTGCCTGGCTACGACGTGCGCTCCTGGGCCGGCTTCATGGCACCCGCGGGCACGCCGCGCCCGGTCGTCGACCGCCTGCATGCCGAGACACTCAAGGCCCTGCAGGCGCCCGCCGTGCGCACGCGGCTCGAAGAAATGGGCGGTGAAGCGCGCGGCAGCACGCCCGAAGAAATGACCGCCATGGTGGCCGCCGAACTGAAGCGGTGGACCGCCGTGGTGAACGATGCACACATACCCAAGCAATGA
- a CDS encoding amino acid synthesis family protein, with product MSLIDIRKRSLCIETIYHEGGPPAATPLRLAAACAVIHNPYAGRYEPDLLPFMAELRSLGTLLATELVETLGRDRVEVYSKAAIVGVNGELEHGAVWHEAGGWAMREVLGEPKAIVPSAKAVAGPGYRLMVPLHYIHAAYVRSHYNSMEVGIQDAPRPNEILFALVMGTGGRVHARLGGLTKDKVSVHDGQR from the coding sequence ATGTCCCTGATCGACATCCGCAAGCGCAGTCTTTGCATCGAGACCATCTACCACGAGGGCGGTCCGCCGGCCGCGACGCCGCTCAGGCTGGCGGCCGCCTGCGCGGTCATCCACAACCCCTACGCAGGCCGCTACGAGCCGGACCTGCTGCCCTTCATGGCCGAGCTGCGCTCGCTCGGCACGCTGCTGGCCACCGAGCTGGTCGAGACGCTCGGGCGCGACAGGGTCGAGGTCTACAGCAAGGCCGCGATCGTGGGCGTGAACGGCGAACTGGAGCACGGTGCCGTCTGGCACGAGGCCGGGGGCTGGGCCATGCGCGAGGTGCTCGGCGAGCCGAAGGCGATCGTGCCCTCGGCCAAGGCAGTGGCCGGCCCGGGCTACCGGCTCATGGTGCCGCTGCACTACATCCATGCCGCGTACGTCCGCAGCCACTACAACTCGATGGAGGTCGGCATCCAGGATGCGCCGCGGCCGAACGAGATCCTGTTCGCGCTGGTGATGGGCACGGGAGGGCGGGTGCATGCGCGCCTGGGCGGGCTCACCAAGGACAAGGTGTCCGTGCACGACGGGCAGCGCTGA
- a CDS encoding zinc-dependent alcohol dehydrogenase family protein: protein MMHTTMKAIQLQAPGGPEVLQLVELPLPQPQAGEVRVKAMAIGAGGPDVLIRNGTYKWMPPMPAIPGNEMAGIVDAVGPGVTVLQVGQRVFVSARELAQRGGCYAEAICVPEAAPFVLPDAIRFEDAVSLGNFQLALAMLSSNGNLPARSVLIPGAAGGVATALVQVARDRGLRVIGTASTPQKRDFARANGAHEVIESDPRGLTEKVMQLTGGRGVDLAFDHLGGDLFIACLRALAPFGMAVSYNIVNGPPTGDVFEELRRLLGRSLAVRTFSIHAIDADAVQRRGFMEAAIALMAEGRVHAPPATCFALADSRRAHEVLDSGSAVGKIVLLPGGSPRG from the coding sequence CTGATGCACACCACCATGAAGGCGATCCAGCTCCAGGCACCCGGCGGTCCCGAGGTGCTGCAACTGGTGGAGTTGCCACTGCCGCAGCCGCAGGCGGGCGAAGTGCGGGTCAAGGCCATGGCCATCGGCGCCGGCGGCCCCGACGTGCTGATCCGCAACGGCACCTACAAGTGGATGCCGCCCATGCCGGCGATTCCCGGCAACGAGATGGCCGGAATCGTCGATGCCGTCGGCCCTGGCGTCACCGTCCTGCAGGTTGGCCAGCGCGTGTTCGTGAGCGCGCGTGAGCTCGCGCAGCGCGGCGGCTGCTACGCCGAAGCCATCTGCGTGCCCGAGGCCGCGCCCTTCGTTCTTCCCGATGCGATCCGCTTCGAGGATGCCGTGAGCCTCGGCAACTTCCAGCTCGCGCTGGCCATGCTGTCGAGCAACGGCAACCTGCCGGCCCGGTCGGTCCTGATTCCCGGCGCGGCCGGCGGCGTGGCCACGGCGCTGGTGCAGGTGGCGCGCGACCGCGGCCTGCGCGTGATCGGCACAGCCTCCACCCCGCAGAAGCGGGATTTCGCGCGGGCCAACGGTGCGCACGAGGTGATCGAGAGCGACCCGCGAGGCCTGACCGAGAAGGTCATGCAGCTCACCGGCGGGCGCGGCGTGGACCTGGCCTTCGACCACCTCGGCGGCGATCTCTTCATTGCCTGCCTGCGGGCCCTCGCGCCATTCGGCATGGCGGTCTCCTACAACATCGTCAACGGCCCGCCGACCGGCGACGTGTTCGAGGAGCTTCGGCGGCTGCTGGGCAGGAGCCTGGCCGTGCGCACGTTCTCGATCCACGCCATCGACGCCGACGCCGTGCAGCGGCGTGGCTTCATGGAGGCCGCGATCGCGCTCATGGCGGAGGGACGCGTGCATGCGCCCCCCGCCACCTGCTTCGCGCTGGCGGATTCGCGCCGCGCGCACGAAGTGCTCGACAGCGGAAGCGCGGTGGGCAAGATCGTGCTGCTGCCTGGCGGCTCGCCTCGTGGCTAG
- a CDS encoding flavin reductase family protein, with translation MTKKKKLFAKADFPVSQVRRFLEPGPIVLLSSRWQGKNNIMTLGWHTVIEFTPSLVGCVIARANHSFEMIRRSGECVINLPTRPLTDEVVRIGNSSGAEIDKFAAFGLTAVDAERVEAPLIGECHASFECRVHDRSLVGKYDFFILEVVKAHAAESPRHPKTIHYTGEGVFLESGKAFSRRSLFRNALL, from the coding sequence ATGACGAAGAAGAAAAAGCTTTTCGCCAAGGCGGACTTTCCGGTCTCCCAGGTGCGCCGGTTCCTGGAGCCGGGCCCGATCGTGCTCCTGTCTTCCCGCTGGCAGGGGAAGAACAACATCATGACGCTGGGCTGGCACACGGTGATCGAGTTCACGCCCTCGCTGGTCGGCTGCGTGATCGCGCGCGCGAACCACAGCTTCGAAATGATCCGCCGCAGCGGCGAGTGCGTCATCAACCTCCCCACGCGGCCGCTCACCGACGAGGTCGTGCGCATCGGCAACAGCTCGGGCGCCGAGATCGACAAGTTCGCGGCCTTCGGCCTCACGGCAGTCGATGCCGAGCGCGTGGAGGCGCCGCTCATCGGCGAATGCCACGCGAGCTTCGAATGCCGCGTTCACGACCGCAGCCTGGTCGGCAAGTACGACTTCTTCATCCTCGAGGTGGTGAAGGCCCACGCCGCCGAATCGCCCCGGCATCCGAAGACGATCCACTACACCGGCGAAGGCGTTTTTCTCGAATCGGGAAAGGCGTTCAGCCGACGATCCTTGTTCAGGAACGCGCTGCTTTGA
- a CDS encoding GntR family transcriptional regulator, whose product MTALPRIRLDRTRLAAPQVLEKLRDAILSLELVPGTVLVRQELADRFGVSQTPVREALLRLAEEGLVDVFPQHATLVSRIDVDAARQAHFLRRSIELEIVHQLAEEAPPELVAQLQAQIALQATLAAARQYGDFVGADRKFHHLMYEAAGVPSLWDMVSRVSGHVDRLRRLHLPTAGKTEAILRDHRAIVRAIARHDGAAAQKALREHLSGTLSSLPEICARHPDFIAGESWGDDTVSR is encoded by the coding sequence ATGACAGCCCTCCCCCGGATCCGACTCGACCGCACACGCCTTGCAGCGCCCCAGGTGCTCGAAAAGCTGCGCGACGCCATCCTCTCTCTCGAACTCGTGCCCGGCACCGTGCTGGTCCGCCAAGAGCTGGCCGACCGCTTCGGCGTGAGCCAGACGCCGGTGCGCGAGGCCCTGCTTCGCCTCGCCGAGGAAGGGCTGGTGGATGTGTTTCCGCAGCACGCCACGCTGGTGAGCCGCATCGACGTCGACGCCGCGAGGCAGGCGCACTTCCTGCGCCGCTCGATCGAGCTCGAGATCGTGCACCAGCTGGCCGAAGAGGCGCCGCCCGAGCTGGTGGCCCAGCTGCAGGCCCAGATCGCGCTGCAGGCCACGCTGGCGGCCGCGCGGCAGTACGGCGACTTCGTCGGCGCCGACCGCAAGTTCCATCACCTGATGTATGAAGCCGCGGGCGTGCCGAGCCTGTGGGACATGGTGTCCCGCGTCTCGGGCCACGTGGACCGCCTGCGCCGCCTGCACCTGCCCACGGCCGGCAAGACCGAGGCGATCCTGCGCGACCACCGCGCCATCGTGCGTGCCATTGCAAGACACGACGGCGCCGCGGCGCAGAAGGCGCTGCGCGAGCACCTCTCCGGCACGCTGAGCTCGCTGCCGGAGATCTGCGCGCGTCATCCGGATTTCATTGCGGGGGAGAGTTGGGGCGACGACACGGTATCGCGATGA
- the araD gene encoding L-arabinonate dehydratase has product MPRSYDTLRSARWFAPDDFRSFGHRSRVMQMGYAPTDWVGKPIIAIVNTWSDANQCHSHFKQRVDDVKRGIFQAGGFPLELPAISLSESMVKPTTMLYRNFLAMETEELLRSHPVDGAVLMGGCDKTTPGLTMGALSMGLPFIYLPAGPMLRGNWRGQVLGSGSDAFKYWDQRRAGQLSDQAWQEMEAGIARSHGTCMTMGTAATMMGIAEAVGFTLPGASSIPAADANHVRMSAECGRRIVEMVWNDLTPASMLTRANFENGIACAMAMGCSTNAIVHLIAMSRRAGHPVTLDDFDAASRRVPVVANIRPSGDAYLMEDFFYAGGLPAMLERIRGHLKTEARTVNGRTLGQNIEGAEVFNDDVIRPLANPIYAEGALAVLRGNLAPDGVVIKPSACAPHLLQHTGRALVFDDYPALKKAVDDPELDVTGDDILVLRNAGPRGAGMPEWGMLPIPTKLLKQGVKDMLRLSDARMSGTSYGGCLLHCSPEAAIGGPLALVRTGDRITVDVPARTIHLEVSDEELARRKAAWTPPAPRYERGYGWMFSRHIRQANEGCDFDFLETGFGRPVPEPDIF; this is encoded by the coding sequence ATGCCACGTTCCTACGACACCCTGCGCAGCGCCCGCTGGTTCGCGCCCGACGACTTCCGCTCCTTCGGCCATCGCTCGCGGGTGATGCAGATGGGCTATGCGCCCACCGACTGGGTGGGCAAGCCGATCATCGCCATCGTGAACACCTGGAGCGACGCCAACCAGTGCCATTCGCACTTCAAGCAGCGCGTGGACGACGTCAAGCGCGGCATCTTCCAGGCCGGCGGCTTTCCGCTCGAGCTGCCGGCCATCTCGCTGTCCGAGAGCATGGTCAAGCCGACGACCATGCTCTACCGCAACTTCCTCGCCATGGAGACGGAAGAGCTGCTGCGCAGCCATCCGGTGGACGGCGCGGTGCTGATGGGCGGCTGCGACAAGACCACCCCGGGCCTCACGATGGGCGCGCTGAGCATGGGCCTGCCGTTCATCTACTTGCCGGCCGGCCCGATGCTGCGCGGCAACTGGCGCGGGCAGGTGCTGGGCTCGGGCTCGGACGCCTTCAAGTACTGGGACCAGCGCCGCGCCGGCCAGCTGAGCGACCAGGCCTGGCAGGAGATGGAAGCGGGCATCGCGCGCAGCCACGGCACCTGCATGACCATGGGCACCGCGGCCACCATGATGGGCATCGCCGAGGCCGTGGGCTTCACGCTGCCGGGCGCTTCGAGCATTCCGGCGGCCGACGCCAACCACGTGCGCATGAGCGCCGAGTGCGGCCGCCGCATCGTCGAGATGGTGTGGAACGACCTGACGCCCGCCAGCATGCTCACGCGCGCCAATTTCGAGAACGGCATCGCCTGCGCGATGGCGATGGGATGCAGCACCAATGCCATCGTGCACCTGATCGCCATGTCGCGCCGCGCGGGCCATCCGGTCACGCTGGACGACTTCGATGCGGCCAGCCGCCGCGTGCCGGTCGTCGCCAACATCCGGCCGAGCGGCGACGCCTACCTGATGGAAGACTTCTTCTATGCGGGCGGCCTGCCCGCCATGCTCGAGCGCATCCGCGGCCACCTGAAGACCGAGGCGCGCACGGTCAACGGCCGCACCCTCGGCCAGAACATCGAGGGCGCCGAGGTGTTCAACGACGACGTCATCCGCCCGCTCGCCAACCCCATCTATGCCGAAGGCGCACTGGCCGTGCTGCGCGGCAACCTCGCGCCCGATGGCGTGGTGATCAAGCCCAGCGCCTGCGCGCCGCACCTGCTGCAGCACACCGGGCGCGCGCTGGTGTTCGACGACTATCCGGCGCTCAAGAAGGCGGTGGACGATCCCGAGCTCGACGTGACCGGCGACGACATCCTGGTGCTGCGCAACGCCGGCCCGCGCGGCGCCGGCATGCCCGAGTGGGGCATGCTGCCGATCCCGACCAAGCTGCTGAAGCAGGGCGTGAAGGACATGCTGCGCCTGTCGGATGCGCGCATGAGCGGCACCAGCTACGGCGGCTGCCTGCTGCACTGCTCGCCCGAGGCGGCCATCGGCGGCCCACTCGCATTGGTGCGCACGGGCGACCGCATCACGGTAGACGTGCCCGCACGCACGATCCATCTCGAAGTGAGCGACGAGGAATTGGCGCGGCGCAAGGCCGCCTGGACACCGCCCGCCCCGCGCTACGAGCGCGGCTACGGCTGGATGTTCAGCCGCCACATCCGCCAGGCCAACGAGGGCTGCGACTTCGACTTCCTCGAAACCGGGTTCGGCCGCCCGGTGCCCGAGCCGGACATCTTCTGA
- a CDS encoding ribonuclease activity regulator RraA gives MNPPTREKLMKVSTATLCTALFKRGLRNQFIQDVHPLDPTLPNMVGEAFTLRYMPAREDLNPITVFNDRNHPQRQAVEQCPVGAVLLMDSRKDARAASAGGILVSRLMKRGVAGVVTDGGFRDSPDIARLGFPAYHQRPSAPTNLTLHQAIDINVPIGCGDVAVWPGDVVVGDAEGVIVIPAVMADEVAAEATEMTVFEDFVQEKVLEGRSILGLYPPTDEQSRTEFAAWRQACGR, from the coding sequence GTGAATCCCCCAACTCGCGAGAAGCTGATGAAGGTCAGCACCGCCACCCTGTGCACGGCGCTGTTCAAGCGCGGACTGCGCAACCAGTTCATCCAGGACGTGCATCCGCTCGACCCGACGCTTCCCAACATGGTCGGCGAGGCCTTCACGCTGCGCTACATGCCGGCGCGTGAGGACCTGAACCCGATCACCGTGTTCAACGACCGCAACCATCCGCAGCGCCAGGCCGTGGAGCAGTGCCCGGTGGGCGCGGTGCTGCTGATGGACAGCCGCAAGGACGCGCGCGCCGCCTCGGCCGGCGGCATCCTGGTGAGCCGGCTCATGAAGCGCGGCGTGGCCGGCGTGGTCACCGACGGCGGCTTTCGCGACAGCCCCGACATCGCCCGGCTCGGCTTTCCCGCCTACCACCAGCGCCCGAGCGCGCCCACCAACCTGACCTTGCACCAGGCCATCGACATCAACGTGCCGATCGGCTGCGGCGACGTGGCCGTGTGGCCCGGCGACGTGGTGGTGGGCGATGCCGAAGGCGTCATCGTGATTCCGGCGGTCATGGCCGACGAGGTCGCGGCCGAGGCCACCGAGATGACCGTCTTCGAGGACTTCGTGCAGGAGAAGGTGCTCGAAGGCCGCTCCATCCTCGGCCTCTATCCGCCGACCGACGAGCAAAGCCGCACCGAGTTCGCCGCCTGGCGGCAGGCCTGCGGGCGCTGA